One Chitinophagaceae bacterium C216 genomic window carries:
- the mfd_1 gene encoding Transcription-repair-coupling factor, which translates to MHHFPYRHVDKTKITTVAEAEFMLHSGGKQDAYAQFVGVLGPFEVIGEKRARRLVSYLKDKTGTIELVWFSAIHLIQKILRPGTPYIAYGRLSSFQNKVQIVHPEMELWAPEKLAGKSYLEPIYPSTEKLKAKNLGGKQIGNLIQALLPQLTPNDLPENLPANVINNLKLISRFEAYQYIHFPPSQQHYLAALRRLKFEEIFMAQMRLNLLRSQRHRFSKGVVFEIVGHYFNTFYKNHLPFELTGAQKRVLREIRNDTARGRQMNRLLQGDVGSGKTIVALLSMLLAADNNYQSVMMAPTEILARQHFQGIADLLKDMDIRVALLTGSVKGKERKSILQGVSDGSIQLLIGTHAVIEDAVQFKNLGLVIIDEQHRFGVAQRARLWEKNEIPPHVLVMTATPIPRTLAMTAYGDLDYSVIDELPPGRQPVHTIHRYDHERSLVMDFLKAEIAKGRQVYIIFPLIEESSKLDYENLMRGYEEIKTYFPEPQYWISVVHGKQPAAQKEENMRRFVVHDTQIMVSTTVIEVGVNVPNATVMVIESAEKFGLSQLHQLRGRVGRGSEKSYCILLTSRKLSNDARERMKIMTATTNGFEIAEKDLELRGPGDIEGTRQSGMLNFKLANIVNDRSMVDAAKKVCEDLLTDDPDLMKPENEPLKLYLQSQKGKTIWSKIS; encoded by the coding sequence TTGCATCATTTTCCGTATAGGCATGTGGATAAGACCAAGATTACTACTGTCGCCGAAGCGGAGTTTATGCTACATTCCGGAGGCAAGCAAGATGCCTATGCTCAATTTGTAGGTGTATTGGGGCCTTTTGAAGTGATAGGAGAGAAAAGAGCGCGTAGACTGGTATCTTACCTTAAAGATAAGACGGGAACCATAGAGCTTGTATGGTTTAGTGCCATTCATCTTATTCAGAAGATTTTGCGTCCTGGTACACCTTATATTGCCTATGGGAGGTTAAGTTCATTTCAAAATAAAGTACAGATCGTACATCCCGAAATGGAGTTATGGGCACCAGAAAAACTGGCCGGTAAAAGTTATTTGGAGCCTATTTATCCATCTACCGAAAAACTAAAAGCCAAAAATCTGGGAGGCAAGCAAATTGGAAATCTTATACAGGCACTCTTGCCTCAGCTTACTCCCAATGATCTTCCCGAAAATCTTCCTGCGAATGTCATCAACAACCTGAAACTCATTTCTCGATTCGAGGCCTATCAGTATATTCATTTTCCTCCTTCTCAGCAGCACTATTTGGCTGCCCTACGGCGCCTCAAGTTTGAAGAAATTTTTATGGCTCAGATGCGGCTGAATTTATTGCGCTCGCAACGTCATCGTTTTTCAAAGGGGGTGGTGTTTGAAATCGTAGGACATTATTTCAATACTTTTTACAAAAATCATCTGCCTTTTGAACTTACCGGAGCCCAGAAACGTGTATTGAGAGAGATTCGAAACGATACAGCTCGCGGGCGACAGATGAACCGTTTGTTGCAGGGCGATGTGGGTAGTGGTAAAACCATTGTAGCCTTGTTGAGTATGCTTTTGGCTGCCGACAATAACTATCAGTCGGTAATGATGGCACCTACTGAAATTCTCGCCCGACAACACTTTCAAGGAATTGCAGATCTGCTGAAAGATATGGATATTAGGGTAGCGTTGCTTACGGGTTCGGTAAAAGGTAAGGAACGTAAGAGCATCCTGCAAGGTGTTTCGGATGGGAGTATTCAACTACTTATCGGTACCCATGCAGTGATTGAAGATGCTGTACAGTTTAAAAACCTAGGTTTGGTGATTATTGATGAGCAACATCGCTTTGGGGTGGCTCAACGGGCGCGTTTGTGGGAGAAAAACGAAATTCCACCTCATGTACTGGTAATGACGGCTACCCCAATACCGCGAACGTTAGCTATGACAGCTTACGGCGATTTAGATTATAGCGTCATCGATGAGCTGCCTCCGGGGCGACAGCCGGTGCATACCATACATCGGTATGATCATGAACGTAGCTTGGTGATGGATTTCTTAAAAGCGGAGATAGCCAAAGGCCGTCAGGTGTACATTATTTTCCCGCTCATTGAGGAAAGCTCCAAGCTGGATTACGAAAACTTGATGCGTGGTTATGAAGAAATCAAAACTTATTTTCCCGAACCGCAATACTGGATAAGTGTGGTGCATGGCAAGCAACCTGCAGCTCAGAAAGAAGAAAACATGCGACGGTTTGTAGTGCATGACACACAAATCATGGTATCTACTACGGTGATAGAAGTAGGTGTAAATGTGCCTAATGCCACCGTAATGGTTATAGAAAGTGCTGAAAAATTCGGTTTATCCCAGTTGCATCAGCTGCGGGGGAGAGTGGGGCGCGGCTCTGAAAAAAGCTATTGTATCTTGCTGACAAGTCGCAAATTGAGCAATGATGCCCGTGAGCGCATGAAGATTATGACAGCTACTACCAACGGTTTTGAGATTGCCGAAAAAGACCTAGAACTACGAGGGCCCGGCGATATCGAAGGCACCCGCCAAAGTGGTATGCTAAACTTTAAACTGGCGAATATCGTCAATGACAGAAGCATGGTAGATGCAGCAAAAAAAGTCTGCGAGGACTTATTAACCGATGATCCCGACCTTATGAAGCCCGAAAATGAGCCTCTAAAACTTTATTTGCAGTCGCAGAAAGGAAAAACCATCTGGAGTAAGATCTCATAG
- the infA gene encoding Translation initiation factor IF-1, with protein MAKQPLIKQDGVILEALSNAMFRVKLENGHEILATISGKMRMHYIRILPGDKVGLEMSPYDLTRGRINFRYKN; from the coding sequence ATGGCTAAACAACCCTTAATAAAACAAGACGGTGTTATTTTAGAGGCCTTGTCCAACGCTATGTTCAGGGTAAAACTGGAAAATGGGCATGAAATACTCGCCACAATTTCCGGTAAAATGAGGATGCACTACATCCGCATATTACCTGGCGATAAAGTTGGATTAGAGATGTCGCCATACGATTTAACCCGCGGGCGCATCAATTT